In Rutidosis leptorrhynchoides isolate AG116_Rl617_1_P2 chromosome 6, CSIRO_AGI_Rlap_v1, whole genome shotgun sequence, the DNA window gatattatgataagtaaacatatcattaagtatattaataatgaactacatatgtaaaaacaagactactaacttaatgattttgaaacgagacatatatgtaacgattatcgttgtaacgacatttaatgcatatatatcatattaagagatattcgtacatcataatatcatgaaatataataatttaaaatctcatttgatattataaacattgggttaataatatttaacaagatcgttaacctaaaggtttcaaaacaacatttacatgtaacgactaacgatgacttaacgactcagttaaaatgtatatacatgtagtgttttaatatgtattcatacacttttgaaagacttcaagacacttatcaaaatacttctacttaacaaaaatgcttacaattacatcctcgttcagtttcatcaacaattctactcgtatgcaccagtattcgtactcgtacaatacacagcttttagatgtatgtactattggtatatacactccaatgatcagctcttagcagcccatgtgagtcacctaacacatgtgggaaccatcatttggcaactagcatgaaatatctcataaaattacaaaaatatgagtaatcattcatgacttatttacatgaaaacaaaattacatatcctttatatctaatccatacaccaacgaccaaaaacacctacaaacactttcattcttcaattttcttcatctaattgatctctctcaagttctatcttcaagttctaagtgttcttcataaattctacaagttctacttacataaaatcaagaatactttcaagtttgctagctcacttccaatcttgtaaggtgatcatctaacctcaagaaatctttgtttcttacagtaggctatcattctaatacaaggtaataatcatattcaaactttggttcaatttctataactataacaatcttatttcaagtgatgatcttacttgaacttgttttcgtgtcatgattctgcttcaagaacttcgagccatccaaggatccgttgaagctagatccatttttctcttttccagtaggtttatacaaggaacttaaggtagtaatgatgttcataacatcattcgattcatacataaaaagctatcatattcgaagtggtaaactagtaatcactagaacatagtttagttaattctaaacttgttcgcaaataaagttaatccttctaactacacttttaaaataaattatacacatgatctatatctatatgatatgctaacttaatgatttaaaacccggaaacacgataaacaccataaaaccggatttacgccgtcgtagttacaaccgggggctgttttgggttagttaattaaaaactatgataaactttgatttaaaagttgttattctgggaaaataatttttattatgaacatgaaactatatccaaaaattatggttaaactcaaagtggaagtatgttttctaaaatggtcatctagacgtcgttctttcgactgaaatgactacctttacaaaaacgacttgtaacttattttttccgactataaacctataatttttctgtttagattcataaaatagagttcaatatgaaaccatagcaatttgattcactcaaaacggatttaaaatgaagaagttatgggtaaaacaagattggataatttttctcattttagctacgtgaaaattggtaacaaatctattccaaccataacttaatcaacttgtattgtatattatgtaatcttgagataccatagacacgtatacaatgtttcgacctatcatgtcgacacatctatatatatttcggaacaaccatagacactctatatgtgaatgttggagttagctatacagggttgaggttgattccaaaatatatatagtttgagttgtgatcaatactgagatatgtatacactgggtcgtggattgattcaatataatatttatcgatttatttctgtacatctaactgtggacaactagttgtaggttactaacgaggacagctgacttaataaacttaaaacatcaaaatatattaaaagtgttgtaaatatattttgaacatactttgatatatatgtatatattgttataggttcgtgaatcaaccagtggccaagtcttacttcccgaagaagtaaaaatctgtgaaagtgagttatagtcccacttttaaaatctaatatttttgggatgagaatacatgcaggttttataaatgatttacaaaatagacacaagtacgtgaaactacattctatggttgaattatcgaaatcgaatatgcccctttttattaagtctggtaatctaagaattagggaacagacaccctaattgacgcgaatcctaaagatagatctattgggcccaacaagccccatccaaagtaccggatgctttagtacttcgaaatttatatcatatccgaagggtgtcccggaatgatggggatattcttatatatgcatcttgttaatgtcggttaccaggtgttcaccatatgaatgatttttatctctatgtatgggatgtgtattgaaatatgaaatcttgtggtctattgttacgatttgatatatataggttaaacctataactcaccaacatttttgttgacgtttaaagcatgtttattctcaggtgaatattaagagcttccgctgttgcatactaaaataaggacaagatttggagtccatgtttgtatgatattatgtaaaaactgcattcaagaaacatatgtcgatgtaatatatttctattgtaaaccattatgcaatggtcgtgtgtaaatagtatattttagattatcattatttgataatctacgtaatgcttttaaaacctttattgataaaataaaggttatggttgttttaaaaatgaatgcagtctttgaaaaacgtctcatatagaggtcaaaacctcgcaacgaaatcaattaatatggaacgtttataatcaatatgaacgggacatttcataaagctCATCAGAAATTGATCCAAGTATCCATGAAAGAACAACACTATTACACCTATCCCATTGATTTTGAAGAGTAGCATCAGTAGCATGCCTTTAaaaagttccattaataaaatcAAGTTTATTTTTAGTACCCAAAGCTATTAACATAGATCTACTCCAGATATTATAATTTTCTGTTTCTTTGAGTTTAATAGAAATAAAAGGTGTACCAGTAGTTGTATCACTTGCATGAAGATACAAAGGATCACTAAAATCAAGTTTATTAATCAAAGTAATAGCACCTTGTTCAGCCATATCAGCAATTAAGAGAGAAACTAATAAAGAACAGATGTAACAGATAAGTAATAACAGATTATCAAGATATAATAAAAAGAGATAAACAGAACAAGTAAACACACAATAAAGAAAACACGAATAAATTCGAGACTCCCCTTTGTAGATCACCACAAAATAGAAGAAACGAGTGAACAGAAGTAGCGGAAGACAATTTCAGAAAAGATGCCCAAATttcacaaaccctaaccctaattttagggtttcttcaaacaattttGATAAGAAGAGAAAGTGAAGAACACAGATCCACAATCGAACCCAGAAAGAAAGAACTTCAAAGAAACCTTGTTCCAACAACCGAACGAACAAACCCTAAATTTCTTCAATCGAATGATGAAATCAAAACACAAATCAACGAACCGTACGCTCTGATACCATGCTAAAATATATCAGATTCGATTACAAAATACTTCAATCTTCAAAATTACAATCTTAACTTTGATGAAAATAAAATCAAGTAGATTAAAAATCTCTTGAACAGCAAATACCAAAATTACAATCACTATAAGTGATTGATTAAATGAATAACAGAAGCACTCTATCAatctgatgaagatgaagatgattagGGTTTCAGAtattgtgtgtttagagagaaaacCACAAATTTGTGAATGAATGACTGAAAAACGATGGATCCAACTGAAACCCTAAAACCAGATATAAGCATCAAAATAACTTGGTCTCCAAGTAGTCCTTTAATCTTCTAAGAAGTGCAGAAATGTCCTCCAACTTGATTTCAGCATTAAACTTCAATAACTTAACAACTTTAGTCCTTCACTTTATGAAATCCAGCAATGCCAATCCTTCCAGAATAACAAGCATTACTCTGCAAACACTAGAATCAAAGAATAAGAATAATTTTAAATGAGAATCAAAAATAAGCTTGAACTATTTATAAATTTTAACAGAGTAAAAGAAAAATCTTGATTTGATTTTTTTTAGTTAAATTAAGATTGTCTATCTTAAGCCTCAATGAAATTCTTCGTGGCAACGCACCGGCTCATATGTCTTCTTTCGAGATTGAGATTTTTTTTGGAAAGGCAACTTTTCATTAAAAAGAAACCCCCAAAAGGGAAATTACAAAGAAAACAGGAGGCCATTGGCCTTACAACTCAACAAAAAACAATATACAAAAGCACACAGGCCTTGTCAAATTGCTAAGGAAGCAAGCCAACAAGAAACACACTAAAACGCACTAAAGAAAGCAACGCGGATTGTGAATCCAATTATGCCAGTCGATGTTTTTTTTCTTGCATATTTTTGAGACCCATTAAAACTTTTGACTTGGATCTCGTTGAGAGCACACGGGACATTCCAACACTTATTTGAGAAAACCTTTTGGTTTCGGTTTTTCCAAATTAGATATGAACATGTCCAAATGACCGCTTGCCAAATATCTTTTCCAACCGACGAAGTAGAATGACCCGAATCTTGAAGAAGGTCGTCGACATTTACAAAAGCAACGCCACCGCCACCCCACCACTCAAAAACTTTGACCCAAACTTCAACCGCATGTTTACACAAAATTAGGGAGTGATTGACCGTCTCGATATCGTCATCACATAACGGACACCGAACCGTATGAAGATCAATCCCTCTTTTATCGAGCTCAACCAAGACCGGAAGATATAATTTTCTAGCCCTCCAAACAAACACCTCCACCTTTTTTGGAATAAGATTGTTGCGTAAAGTCTCACTATTTGAACCATTTGAACCATTTGAACTTAGAATATTTGAGTCAACCAAATCCGAAAGCACTTTTGTTGTGAAGATCCCATTGGAGCCGGGAGTCCATCGCCAAGTGTCTTCCTTTTCCGGTTTCAAAACTACACCCGAGATCAAATCGCACAAGCTTTGGAGATCACCTCTAGCCCGACCCGATGGATTTCTAGTTCACGCCCAATTACCCGCACCCTTTGACCCGTCCCAACTCACCCGATCTTTGACCGAAGCATTGATGCCGACGTCTAGCATTGAGAGCCTTTTGAATTTGCATTTAAGAGTCTCATTTCCAATCCACAAATCGTTCCAAAAAGAAGTAGAACCGCCGTCACCTAATTCTTTGACAAAAAAACTTTGAAATGGATGACCAATTTCAATTAAATTACAACAACATTTAATAATGTCATTTCAAACCGAATTATAAGTGTCGGAATGAAAAGCACCCTCGACcaatacccccccccccccccgacttcccATAAATACTCGAGATAACTTtgatttcggttttaaacctccacaacCATTTGCCAATCAAAGCCAAGTTTTTGCCCTTTAAAGTTCCCAAGTTCAAACCCCCCTCCCCATAAGGTAAAATAGTATTTTCCCATTTCACCCAAGATATTTTAGATTTAGAGccccccgacccgccccaaaaaaagaaCACCTTACACACTCAAGTTTTTTGATCACACGTGGCGGGGCACGGAAAagcgagaagtagtacaacggAAGACTTCGAGATTGAGATTTGGCAAGCGGTGTAATGAGTTTGTGTTTATTGCATTTGGAAAAATCGAAACAATATGATATTTCGCGGTAAAATGTGGAATACTCTGATTGCTCCAAATGAGATTCAAACTAAATCTTTCGAGTAGATATCGCATAGGATGGGAAAGAAAAAAATCGATTGGCTTGTTTGGTCGAATAATGCAAGTTCTTATTTTTCtatatagtttttagacttttggGGTTGCTATCTTTGCAACTCCTAAATTGTTATAGTTTCGTGATCCTTTCGTGTTTTCGGTTCCCGATCGTTCTAAACTCTTCGCGGTTATGAATACAaaatttcttgcttttcaaaaaaaaaaaataataataataataaactaacgTTAAAGAGAATATGGAGAAATGATTAAATTAATCATGACATAAATGTTTTCATATACTCCGTATTAATGAAGAAATCATTAATTAATCATGACTTAAATgttttcatatatttatatttatacaatttATACAATATAAATTATTTGTCCTAACTAATTAGTGATTTCACTATTAAATTGAAGTGTTTAATAAATGACGGTGAAAATGTGAATTAATGAAAGAATGGTATAATAGTAACAACCACTAGTTTTGGAAGGATGTTGTAGGTTCATGTCGAATTCTCTTGCTTGATCGTTAGGTATTCTATTGTCTTATTGCTAACACCAGAATCATAAAGGTTAATGACATAGAAATTGAAATAACACAATGACGTTTAACTGGTTTTCTtttgtggaattttttttttttgaaatagtaaTATTTGGTAACATGTTTACAAAACTAGAAATATGGAAAAACACTTTACAAAACTAGTATaaccggagtttcaaactccggtttgGTCCAAACCGGTGTTTCAAACGCCGGTTTGTGTTCACTTTGTGTTGAAATGTTGAATGGTTGGTGGGTATATGTGGTCAAATACCACATGTTTATTGAGGATACACTATTCAAATGAAGACTTCTGCATTTTTAGACTTACCAACCCTTTATTCATTTACTATAAATTGAGGCAGTAGATAGTTCATTCATTCATCCCAAAATTCAAGAGTGTATCTTGTATACTAAAAGTctaatagagagtttgtgagtgttagtctcctaattacaagagatataaagattagtacttatccttgtaattagagagaagtgtaattcctattattcttattagtgaagcgtttctttccttgcccgtggtttttatcctattggggttttccatgttaaatctcggtgttcctttattgtcattatttcaagtattactagcggtttgctataattcggtgtcacatttctcaacaagtggtatcagagctaaggtTCCTAATATCtggtgtgtattaatctacttatcctatgctctgtggttgccacgggagtggatcgtccacatcagaaaataagtaagattattttcactcggtaaaagtccttgggtgttatttcaagaaaaatagtattgtcgaaaatGAGATTGTAATTATAGCgatgtctacgaaatttgaaattgaaaagttcaacgggagtaacttctcgttatggaaactaaagatgaaagctatcctgagaaaggataagtgtttggcggccatcagtggacgttccgccgaagtcactgatgaaaaatgggaagagatggacggccaggctatcgcaaatcttcatctggcactagcagatggcgttttgtctagcaatgaagaaaagaagacggggaaagagatttgggatcacctcgtaaaattgtacgagatcaaatcactccacaacaagatattccttaagaggaaactttatgcgctacgcatgaatgaatctacttcagttaatgagcacattaattctttgaatactctattttctcaactcgcttcattaagttgcaatatagagtCAAAAGAatgtgctgaacttttacttcagagtctacctgactcgtatgatcaactcattattaacttaaccaataatgttctctcggagtatctagtctatgatgaagttgcggctgctattctagaagaagaaaatcggcacaataacaaggaggacaaacatgccggttcacgacaagtggaggccttattggtgtcaggagggagatcaacggaacgtggcccaagtgggagtcacaatcatggtaaaccgaagtctaaaaagaagaagacctatacatgctacaattgtggcaagaa includes these proteins:
- the LOC139854206 gene encoding uncharacterized protein, with product MQIQKALNARRRHQCFGQRSVLKPEKEDTWRWTPGSNGIFTTKVLSDLVDSNILSSNGSNGSNSETLRNNLIPKKVEVFVWRARKLYLPVLVELDKRGIDLHTVRCPLCDDDIETVNHSLILCKHAVEVWVKVFEWWGGGGVAFVNVDDLLQDSGHSTSSVGKDIWQAVIWTCSYLIWKNRNQKVFSNKCWNVPCALNEIQVKSFNGSQKYARKKTSTGIIGFTIRVAFFSAF